Proteins found in one Oncorhynchus mykiss isolate Arlee chromosome 3, USDA_OmykA_1.1, whole genome shotgun sequence genomic segment:
- the LOC110520854 gene encoding mucin-2: MFGSVKKIISLFETRRQPRPLSLPPSLHPSLSPSLTPSLPPSLPPSLTHSLPASVSSSLPLSLPSSLSPLRSSKKAPQSPLKRHSSPSGSLSSCPSSFSSCPSSLYPQTKPRPPLNPPPVHQPLQLPARWRVGEEGREGVSDTGWGHGGLRGRGGVRVRNSWPSGRQELQIRNQTSVTMEIPQHFWTATKPQIQTTTQPQPQPQTTIQPQTTTQPEHQPQTTIQPQTTVQPQPQPQTTTQPQPQPQTTIQPQTTTQPEHQPQTTTKLQTTTQPQPQPQTNTQPKPKPHPQTSTQPQTTTQPKHQPQTTSKSQPQPQTTTQPQPQHQTLAPLPSWSLCLKGTPSVRNAEAALLLFCHSGSSSSKIAIDNKIEQAMDLVKSHLMLAVREEEELLRKRINQLSERNAQLERENYILRALRDRQRH; the protein is encoded by the exons ATGTTCGGCAGTGTGAAGAAAATAATCTCTCTGTTTGAGACTCGACGGCagcctcgccccctctctctacctccttccctccatccatctctctctccatctctaactccttcccttcctccatctctccctccatctctaactcaTTCTCTTCCTGCATCTGTTTCTTCATCTCTTCCcctatccctcccttcctccctatcCCCTCTCAGGTCCAGTAAAAAAGCCCCCCAGTCCCCCTTAAAGAGACACTCCTCTCCTTCTGGCTCCCTCTCCAGCTGCCCTTCCTCCTTCTCCAGCtgcccttcctccctctaccctcAGACCAAACCCAGACCCCCCCTTAACCCCCCACCTGTCCACCAACCACTACAACTTCCTGCTAGATGGAGAGTAGGAGAAGAAggcagggagggagtgagtgataCGGGTTGGGGTCATGGAGGGCTGAGAGGTCGTGGGGGGGTCAGGGTTAGGAACTCATGGCCGAGCGGACGGCAGGAGCTTCAGATAAGAAACCAAACATCTGTCACCATGGAGATTCCACAACACTTTTGGACCGCAACTAAACCTCAAATCCAGACCACTACTCAaccccaacctcaaccccagACCACTATTCAACCCCAGACCACTACTCAACCTGAACATCAACCGCAGACCACTATTCAACCCCAGACCACTGTTCAaccccaacctcaaccccagACCACTACTCAACCCCAACCTCAACCGCAGACCACTATTCAACCCCAGACCACTACTCAACCTGAACATCAACCGCAGACCACTACTAAACTCCAGACCACTACTCAaccccaacctcaaccccagACCAATACTCAACCAAAACCAAAACCTCACCCGCAGACCTCTACTCAACCCCAGACCACTACTCAACCCAAACATCAACCCCAGACTACTTCTAAGTCTCAACCTCAACCCCAGACAACTACTCAACCCCAACCTCAACACCAGACCCTGGCCCCGCTCCCATCCTGGTCGCTGTGTCTGAAGGGTACACCTTCTGTCCGGAATGCTGAGGCAGCCCTGCTGCTCTTCTGCCACAG tggCTCCAGTAGCAGTAAGATTGCAATTGACAACAAGATTGAGCAAGCCATG GACTTGGTGAAGAGCCACCTGATGCTGgctgtgagagaggaggaggagctacTGAGGAAGAGGATCAACCAGCTGTCAGAGAGGAATgcccagctggagagagagaactacataCTGAGagcactgagagacagacagagacactaa
- the LOC110520859 gene encoding protein phosphatase 1 regulatory subunit 35, giving the protein MTRVGPLQQRPLAGCNDPDIRLVPMPAPVPLVPASLLRCPELDLSLPLSPDPPRPNPASLLRGRSHRQVRFASEEPVVVTVIAEPSKDPPPWQCPGHSSSYSKGKRLHGGDLCWRARSATNEEAPCEERGGSLPEGAELNTTLALRAELDNVAGAEFNSQKAVQEQLQKSDRTKNSISARATEGVNVPPSQHLYRALVNVNVEEEELISQALRDRLQLVSPTCSHSNKKEDSPDLQVFFRGDLLREKPLLPGEEITIPRPQPIPRPADTTFDLYHRHTCWEAGP; this is encoded by the exons ATGACCAGAGTAGGTCCCCTACAGCAGCGTCCTCTAGCAGGGTGCAATGACCCAGACATCCGACTGGTCCCAATGCCTGCCCCGGTGCCCCTGGTCCCCGCTAGCCTCCTGCGGTGCCCGGAACTGGacctgtctctccccctcagcCCAGACCCACCACGACCCAACCCAGCTAGCCTGCTGAGAGGACGCAGCCACCGGCAG GTGCGATTTGCCTCCGAGGAGCCTGTGGTTGTCACGGTGATAGCAGAGCCTAGCAAAGACCCTCCACCTTGGCAATGTCCTGGACACTCCAGCAGTTACTCAAAGGGGAAAAGACTCCATG GTGGAGATCTGTGTTGGAGGGCAAGGTCAGCAACCAATGAGGAGGCTCCCTGTGAGGAGAGGGGTGGCAGCCTCCCTGAAGGGGCGGAGTTAAATACTACTCTGGCTCTGAGGGCTGAGCTAGATAACGTAGCAGGGGCAGAGTTTAACTCCCAGAAGGCTGTGCAGGAGCAACTACAGAAGTCAGACAGAACCAAGAACAGCATCAGCGCCCGGGCTACAGAGG GGGTGAACGTCCCTCCATCCCAGCACCTCTACAGGGCATTGGTCAATgtgaatgtggaggaggaggagcttaTCAGCCAGGCTCTACGTGACAGGCTTCAGCTGGTCTCGCCCACATGCAGCCATAGCAACAAG aaaGAGGACAGTCCTGACCTGCAGGTTTTCTTCAGGGGGGATCTGCTGAGAGAGAAGCCCCTCCTACCAGGGGAGGAGATTACCATACCACGCCCCCAGCCCATCCCACGCCCCGCAGACACAACCTTCGACCTctaccacagacacacatgctGGGAGGCTGGACCCTGA
- the s10i gene encoding Ictacalcin (The RefSeq protein has 2 substitutions compared to this genomic sequence): MAQVQQGMALLISAFHKYSGKEGDKTTLSKGELKDLLNAELGEMMGKNTDQAKVDKIFKDLDANSDGSVDFQEYVTLVACLTMVCNEFFTKK; the protein is encoded by the exons ATGGCACAGGTCCAGCAGGGTATGGCATTGCTCATCTCAGCCTTCCACAAGTACTCTGGCAAGGAGGGCGACAAGACGACCCTGAGCAAGGGAGAACTCAAAGATCTGCTCAATGCTGAGCTTGGAGAAATCATGGGG AAAAACACTGACCAGGCAAAGGTTGACAAGATCTTCAAAGATCTGGACGCTAACTCAGATGGCAGTGTGGACTTCCAGGAGTATGTCACACTGGTGGCCTGCCTGACCATGATGTGCAATGAGTTCTTCACCAAGAAGTGA
- the LOC110520795 gene encoding growth hormone secretagogue receptor type 1, which produces MDVSALGSGSSCSEDCVLGSGCLEDCGNQSDQTDWEWEDFSGAELVCVTAVCVLLLALGIAGNMLTILVVWLRPHLRSTTYLYLSSMAVSDLLILLLMPLDLYYKLWRFRPWDLGDALCKLSVFISESCTYSSILHITALSLERYLAVCRPLTAKTLVTRTRVRTLIGCLWVVAVISAGPVFAMVGVEELGGGEGESECRCTDYAVSSGLLGAMMWLSNLYFLVPLGILGVVYGLIGRKLWLRPQRSSRDRAQRHTIKMLGMIVLAFVLCWLPFHVGRTLFSLTLGSSADMYYISQYFNLVSFVLFYLSAAVNPILYNTMSARYRHAVRSLLRSHTPRSHHPPLTPQHSTTTL; this is translated from the exons ATGGACGTGTCAGCGCTGGGCAGTGGGAGCAGCTGTTCAGAGGATTGTGTGCTAGGGTCTGGCTGTCTGGAGGACTGTGGGAACCAGAGTGACCAGACTGACTGGGAATGGGAGGACTTCAGTGGGGCTGAGCTGGTGTGTGTGACAGCCGTGTGTGTGCTGCTGCTGGCCCTGGGCATCGCAGGAAATATGTTAACCATCCTGGTAGTTTGGCTCCGGCCACACCTGAGAAGCACCACCTACCTCTACCTGAGTAGTATGGCTGTCTCCGACCTCCTCATACTGCTTCTGATGCCTTTAGATCTGTACTACAAG CTGTGGAGGTTCCGGCCCTGGGATCTGGGTGATGCATTGTGTAAGCTGAGTGTGTTCATCAGTGAGAGTTGTACCTACTCCTCCATCCTCCACATCACCGCCCTTTCTCTGGAGCGCTACCTCGCTGTCTGTCGACCACTCACAGCCAAGACCCTGGTCACACGGACCCGCGTCCGCACTCTCATTGGCTGCCTGTGGGTTGTGGCCGTGATCAGCGCTGGGCCGGTGTTTGCTATGGTAGGGGTAGAGGAGCTggggggaggtgagggggagagcgAGTGTCGCTGTACGGACTACGCCGTCTCCTCAGGCCTGCTGGGGGCCATGATGTGGCTCTCCAACCTCTACTTCCTGGTGCCGCTGGGCATTCTGGGAGTTGTGTATGGTCTAATCGGCAGGAAGCTTTGGCTCCGCCCACAACGCAGCAGCCGAGACCGCGCCCAGCGACACACCATCAAGATGCTCG ggaTGATCGTGCTGGCGTTTGTTCTGTGTTGGCTGCCGTTCCATGTTGGTCGGACGTTGTTCTCTCTGACTCTGGGCTCCAGCGCTGATATGTACTACATCTCTCAGTACTTTAACCTGGTCTCCTTTGTGTTGTTCTACCTCAGTGCTGCTGTCAACCCTATCCTCTACAACACCATGTCAGCACGCTACCGCCACGCTGTCCGCAGCCTGCTGCGCTCACACACACCCCGCTCCCACCACCCCCCACTCACCCCACAACACTCTACCACCACTCTGTAA
- the LOC110520890 gene encoding ictacalcin codes for MAQVQQGMALLISAFHKYSGKEGDKTTLSKGELKDLLNAELGEMMGKNTDQAKVDKIFKDLDANSDGSVDFQEYVTLVACLTMVCNEFFTKK; via the exons ATGGCACAGGTCCAGCAGGGTATGGCATTGCTCATCTCAGCCTTCCACAAGTACTCTGGCAAGGAGGGCGACAAGACGACCCTGAGCAAGGGAGAACTCAAAGATCTGCTCAACGCTGAGCTTGGAGAGATGATGGGG AAAAACACTGACCAGGCAAAGGTTGACAAGATCTTCAAAGATCTGGACGCTAACTCAGATGGCAGTGTGGACTTCCAGGAGTATGTCACACTGGTGGCCTGCCTCACCATGGTGTGCAATGAGTTCTTCACCAAGAAGTGA